ACGTTAGCGCACCGCGACCTGGACGGTGAACGTTTTGAGCGGCGGCACGTCGTTCTCCCAAACGCGATGGTAAACCATCTTGAGCGTCGTCATACCCGCGCCCAGCGTCTCGAAGCGAAACGTTTCGGTGCCGCCCATCCCAAGCAACGGCGGATTGCTAATCGAAAACGATTTGAAAACCGATTCGCTCGATTGACGCAAGACTGCGCCGTCAATCTCGACCACATCCCAGCGGTACCCGGTGCTTGGATTCGACTCCAACGTGACGAACAACGTTTGCCCGCGCGCGACTTGTTTTTGCCCGCCGTTGGCGTTCGCGTCTACGTTCACTTCGGACGGGCTACAGCCGCCGGCAAGAAACACAAGCACGACCGTGATGACCAAGGCGTTCCGTACGTCACTCAGTATGCCCCACATGTGTCCCTCCTCGTGAGCATTCCGCTCTCACTTGAAGGACGTTGCATTCCAAAAAAAGGTTCCCGCGCTAGCGCAAATTCGCGACGTCGAAACTCATTTTCTCCAAAACCTCGATCAACTCGTCGGGCAAGGGCGCGGTGAACCTGACCGCGCGCTGATCGCGCGGCAACGTAAACTCGAGCTTCCACGCATGCAAAAATTGTCGCGTCGCGCCAAGCATATTTTTCGCGCGACCATAGACTGCATCGGCGACGACCGGAAATCCGAGAAACGCCAGATGCACGCGAATCTGGTGCGTGCGCCCGGTCTGCGGCTCGACTTGGAGAAACGTGTGCGCGCCGAGATTCGCCAGTGTGTGGTACACCGTCACCGACGCGCGCGTTTTACCTTGTGTTACCACCGCCATTCTTTGGCGATGCTTCAGATCGCGTCCAATGGGCGCATCAATTTTTCCGCTTGGCGGTTGCACGATGCCTTCGACGAGAGCGAGGTACGTTTTCTTGACACGGCGCGCTTTGAACTGCGCCTGCAAACCGCGCATCGCCGCGTCATTTTTCGCTACGACGATGATGCCGCTCGTCTCACTATCGAGACGATGGACGATGCCTGGTCGTTCCTCGCCACCGACCCCACCCCAGCCCTCCCCTTGTAAAGGGGAGGGAGCATCTCCACCGCGTCCCTCTCCTTTACAAGGGGAGGGCGCATCTCCACCGCGTCCCTCTCCTTGCAAAGGGGAGGGAGAGGGAGGGGTTTGCATGTAACCAAGAATCGCGTTGACGAGCGTACCTTCGCTATGCCCTGCCGCCGGATGAACAACCATGCCCGCCGGTTTGTTGATGACAATGAGATCGTCGTCCTCGTACAAAATATCGAGCGGGATATTTTCCGCGCGCGGCGTCGCCGGTTCGGGCGGCGGGACGCGTACAGTGATCGTCTCGCCGACTTGTACTTTGTAACTCGCCTTGCGCGCGAGATTGTTGACAAGAATAAATCCGTCCTCAATCAATCGCTGTGCTGCCGCACGCGAAAGTTCGGGCAGTTGCTCCGCGATGTAGCGGTCGAGGCGCGTGTCATTCGAGATGACGGTTAGAACAGTTGTTGTATCCATCTTGGTCCAGACCCTTTGGGTTTTAGAAACCCAAAGGGTCGCGTAATAAAAAACCCCAACACGCGGCTGGGGCTATCCTAGACACCATCGCTTCGCGTTCCAACTTGATCCGGCGAATCGGGTGGCGGGGTGACAACGGGCTTGGGTGTTTGCATCAAATGCCACATTAACAAGATCACGCCAGTCACAATCGCACTGTCAGCGATGTTGAACACCGGGAAATAACGCACGTAGAGCATGTCAATCACGGAACCATAGCGGAGACGATCTATCAAGTTGCCGATTGCGCCGCCGAGCTGGAGACCCAAACTTAACCGCACGAGCCATTGATGCGACGGAATCGAACGTTGATAGAACACGATCACGAGCGACACACCGAACGCGATAAACGTGAAGACGATGCTGAGTTGCGGAAACAAGCCGAACGCCGCGCCAGAGTTGGTGATATGGGTGAGAACGAAAATACTACTCAGCGGTGGAAACAATGGAAACGTGGTGTTAAGCGGAATATTTTCAACCACCCACGCCTTGCTTGCTTGATCGGCGACCAGCACCACGAATGCAATCGCCAGCAGCGCGAGATCCAACCACGCTCGCCGCGCTGCCGAATGAACTTGTTCAGGACGATCCGTCATTATGCGGCTGCCTTCATGAGATGATGATTCGTCTGCAATTTGGCGCAGGTAATGCACAACGTCGCCGAAGGCATCACTTTCAAACGCTCATCCGAAATCGGCTGCTTGCAGCGTTCGCAAATTCCGTATGTCCCTTTTTCCGCGCGCGCAATCGCGCGTTCGATCTCTTGCAACATTCCCTCCAAATGGCGGCGCAAGGCGAGCGCCTTGGTTTGCGCTTCGACTTCGCTGGCATCGTCCGCCATGTGATTACCAGTCGCGGGGCGGTCTTGCGCGAGCAAGGTTTGGTGTTTGAGATCGTGCAACAACCGCGCGCGTTCGCGTTTGAGCGCGCGCACCATTGGACTTTCGAGCGGGCGCGGTTCGATCTCGACTGG
The Chloroflexota bacterium genome window above contains:
- a CDS encoding RNA pseudouridine synthase, with amino-acid sequence MDTTTVLTVISNDTRLDRYIAEQLPELSRAAAQRLIEDGFILVNNLARKASYKVQVGETITVRVPPPEPATPRAENIPLDILYEDDDLIVINKPAGMVVHPAAGHSEGTLVNAILGYMQTPPSPSPLQGEGRGGDAPSPCKGEGRGGDAPSPLQGEGWGGVGGEERPGIVHRLDSETSGIIVVAKNDAAMRGLQAQFKARRVKKTYLALVEGIVQPPSGKIDAPIGRDLKHRQRMAVVTQGKTRASVTVYHTLANLGAHTFLQVEPQTGRTHQIRVHLAFLGFPVVADAVYGRAKNMLGATRQFLHAWKLEFTLPRDQRAVRFTAPLPDELIEVLEKMSFDVANLR
- a CDS encoding TraR/DksA C4-type zinc finger protein translates to MPKKEESYKSVRRTIAGHVAVVARKAKKSAKTVLVSETPLPPPVEIEPRPLESPMVRALKRERARLLHDLKHQTLLAQDRPATGNHMADDASEVEAQTKALALRRHLEGMLQEIERAIARAEKGTYGICERCKQPISDERLKVMPSATLCITCAKLQTNHHLMKAAA
- a CDS encoding protease inhibitor I42 family protein, which translates into the protein MWGILSDVRNALVITVVLVFLAGGCSPSEVNVDANANGGQKQVARGQTLFVTLESNPSTGYRWDVVEIDGAVLRQSSESVFKSFSISNPPLLGMGGTETFRFETLGAGMTTLKMVYHRVWENDVPPLKTFTVQVAVR
- the lspA gene encoding signal peptidase II, with amino-acid sequence MTDRPEQVHSAARRAWLDLALLAIAFVVLVADQASKAWVVENIPLNTTFPLFPPLSSIFVLTHITNSGAAFGLFPQLSIVFTFIAFGVSLVIVFYQRSIPSHQWLVRLSLGLQLGGAIGNLIDRLRYGSVIDMLYVRYFPVFNIADSAIVTGVILLMWHLMQTPKPVVTPPPDSPDQVGTRSDGV